The following are encoded together in the Bradyrhizobium genosp. L genome:
- a CDS encoding ABC transporter substrate-binding protein — protein sequence MQDRKWSRRDWLKVTAATAAGMVFAEPSRATPPPAEAVTPELIAAAKKEGKISFYSALELNTAERLARDFEQKYPGISVRVERSGAERIFQRIAQEQGSGINAVDVANSTDPAHYLDWKKNDWLAAYLPEDVAKHFPADQIDPDGTSATSCAWFEVIGYNTEQVKQEEAPKSFADLLDPRWRGKIVKGHPGYSGAIMTATFVLARDLGWPYLEKLAQQRVMQVQSAADPPKKILLGERAVMADGNDYNLVLARDQGKPVEVVYPAEGVPLIIVPSGIFKSAPNPNAARLFQSFFFSAETQQMLADEFAHRSFHAQVKEKAGHVPLDKLKMLKADPAQVQAQSEEIKARYAKLFRV from the coding sequence ATGCAGGACCGCAAATGGTCGAGGCGTGATTGGCTGAAGGTGACGGCGGCGACCGCGGCCGGCATGGTGTTCGCCGAACCTTCGCGCGCCACGCCGCCGCCGGCCGAAGCGGTGACGCCGGAGCTGATCGCGGCGGCCAAGAAGGAAGGCAAGATCTCGTTCTACAGCGCGCTGGAATTGAACACCGCCGAGCGCCTGGCGCGCGACTTCGAGCAGAAATATCCCGGAATCAGCGTCCGGGTGGAGCGCTCCGGCGCCGAGCGGATCTTTCAGCGCATCGCGCAGGAGCAGGGCAGCGGCATCAATGCCGTCGACGTCGCCAATTCCACCGACCCCGCGCATTATCTCGACTGGAAGAAGAACGACTGGCTCGCGGCCTATCTGCCGGAGGACGTCGCAAAACACTTTCCGGCCGACCAGATCGATCCCGACGGCACTTCGGCGACATCCTGCGCCTGGTTCGAGGTGATCGGCTACAACACCGAGCAGGTGAAGCAAGAGGAGGCGCCGAAGAGCTTTGCCGACCTGCTGGATCCCCGCTGGCGCGGCAAGATCGTCAAGGGCCATCCGGGTTATAGCGGCGCGATCATGACCGCGACCTTCGTGCTGGCGCGCGACCTCGGTTGGCCGTATCTGGAAAAGCTCGCGCAGCAGCGCGTGATGCAGGTGCAGTCGGCAGCCGACCCGCCGAAGAAGATTTTGCTCGGCGAGCGCGCCGTGATGGCCGACGGCAACGACTACAATCTCGTGCTGGCGCGGGACCAGGGCAAGCCGGTCGAGGTGGTGTATCCGGCCGAGGGCGTGCCGCTGATCATCGTGCCGAGCGGCATCTTCAAGTCTGCGCCGAACCCGAATGCGGCACGGCTGTTCCAGAGCTTCTTCTTCAGCGCCGAGACCCAGCAGATGCTGGCCGATGAGTTCGCCCACCGTTCGTTCCATGCGCAGGTGAAGGAGAAGGCCGGCCACGTGCCGCTCGACAAGCTGAAGATGCTGAAAGCGGATCCGGCCCAGGTGCAGGCGCAGAGCGAGGAGATCAAGGCGAGATACGCGAAGCTGTTTCGGGTGTAG